The following proteins are encoded in a genomic region of Pungitius pungitius chromosome 19, fPunPun2.1, whole genome shotgun sequence:
- the rec8b gene encoding REC8 meiotic recombination protein b isoform X1, with translation MFYYPIVLQRHSGCFSTVWLAATRGIRVHRRELLKVNIKRTCGDILDYVTAQVPPPQPHLARPRFSLYLSSQLQYGVVVVYHKQCGFLLEEVQQTIDRLLHSKRCISIDMAQSDRLTLDVPDSMHKMDEAERAQDPFFGLMESHQLPSPYKIHQRMSGFEAAGSQRSLVLSCHGTPDVNGFKSPPGAISLKEKEQFVITAAEDFEGDDLPEATVREIDLLMDQTEHFRTEVKQTDRSAREPEGAMASFDQLKDTVTGAERDGVWLLDQDSGHPAEDPQAAVALEMTPRQVAMPTPPYGGISESPSEEMVAPPRKPGGGRRRQLVFADPQVQISERAMKEQIENHLAETLGLSEVLLDVHALTKRAPPAQLFAAPCGAPLHTDLQSLWKQWASLTALPGHKGGLCEEEGESQQDREILRSERKRRQSSVRELSSESGLQPADSSSVVLDQEEKSISDVMTPISKWSPQEEAYLRMAPIEEESVEMPEAQTDQEARDMLRWICSSVQSFGGTTFDSLVPPEADRSTAAHTLYKLLELLSARQVTVQQSTPFGDITINPAALMMTA, from the exons ATGTTTTACTATCCGATTGTCCTCCAACGCCACTCTGGATGTTTTTCAACAGTCTG GTTAGCAGCAACCAGAGGCATCAGGGTTCATCGCAGAGAGCTTCTCAAAGTCAACATCAAGCGAACATG CGGGGACATTTTGGACTACGTGACAGCTCAGGTTCCTCCACCTCAACCCCACCTGGCGAGGCCTCGGTTCTCCCTCTACCTGTCGTCTCAGCTGCAGTACGGAGTGGTCGTTGTCTACCACAAGCAGTGTGGCTTCCTGCTCg AGGAGGTTCAACAGACCATTGACCGCCTGCTGCACTCCAAAAGATGCATATCCATCGACATGGCACAGTCGGACAG GTTGACCTTGGATGTGCCTGACAGCATGCACAAGATGGATGAGGCCGAGAGAGCTCAGGACCCCTTCTTTGGTCTCATGGAATCACACCAGCTGCCCAGCCCCTATAAAATACACCAG CGAATGTCGGGGTTTGAAGCGGCGGGTTCACAGCGATCCCTGGTGCTCAGTTGCCACGGCACGCCCGACGTCAACG GGTTCAAGTCACCTCCGGGCGCCATCTCCCTGAAAGAGAAGGAGCAGTTTGTCATCACCGCTGCCGAG GATTTCGAGGGAGATGACCTTCCCGAAGCCACAGTCAGAGAGATCGACTTGCTGATGGATCAAACAGAGCATTTCCGCACAG AAGtgaagcagacagacaggagcgCACGGGAACCTGAAGGAGCCATGGCCTCTTTCGACCA gctgaaGGACACCGTGACGGGAGCTGAGCGGGACGGCGTGTGGCTCCTCGACCAGGACTCGGGTCACCCTGCGGAGGATCCTCAGGCAGCCGTCGCCCTAGAGATGACCCCACGGCAGGTTGCCATGCCAACACCACCCTACGGAGGAATCTCCGAAAGTCCCAGTGAAGAG ATGGTGGCTCCTCCTCGGAAGCCCGGCGGAGGACGCAGGCGTCAGCTGGTCTTCGCCGACCCTCAGGTCCAGATATCTGAAAGAGCCATGAAGGAACAGATTGAAAACCATCTGGCTGAGACACTGGGACTG TCGGAGGTGTTGCTGGACGTGCACGCCTTGACCAAGCGCGCCCCTCCTGCGCAGCTCTTCGCTGCCCCCTGTGGAG CCCCCCTCCACACCGACCTCCAGTCCCTGTGGAAGCAGTGGGCCTCGCTCACCGCCCTGCCCGGACACAAGGGGGGTCTgtgcgaggaggagggggagtcaCAGCAGGACAGAGAAATACTGAggtcagagaggaagaggaggcagtcAAGCgtgagggag ctatcCAGTGAGTCAGGACTGCAACCTGCTGATAGCTCAT CTGTAGTCCTGGACCAAGAGGAGAAGTCCATAAGCGACGTGATGACTCCCATCAGCAAATG gTCTCCACAAGAAGAGGCCTATCTCCGAATGGCGCCCATAGAGGAGGAAAGCGTTGAGATGCCCGAGGCTCAGACTGACCAGGAGGCCAGGGACATGCTCAG GTGGATCTGCTCCAGCGTGCAGAGCTTTGGAGGAACCACCTTTGACTCTCTGGTGCCCCCGGAGGCCGACCGCAGCACTGCAGCTCACACCCTCTACAAGCTGCTGG AGCTGCTGTCTGCACGACAGGTGACGGTCCAACAGTCTACGCCCTTCGGTGACATCACCATAAACCCTGCTGCGCTCATGATGACCGCCTGA
- the rec8b gene encoding REC8 meiotic recombination protein b isoform X2 has translation MFFNSLVSSNQRHQGSSQRASQSQHQANMRGHFGLRDSSGSSTSTPPGEASVLPLPVVSAAVRSGRCLPQAVWLPARLTLDVPDSMHKMDEAERAQDPFFGLMESHQLPSPYKIHQRMSGFEAAGSQRSLVLSCHGTPDVNGFKSPPGAISLKEKEQFVITAAEDFEGDDLPEATVREIDLLMDQTEHFRTEVKQTDRSAREPEGAMASFDQLKDTVTGAERDGVWLLDQDSGHPAEDPQAAVALEMTPRQVAMPTPPYGGISESPSEEMVAPPRKPGGGRRRQLVFADPQVQISERAMKEQIENHLAETLGLSEVLLDVHALTKRAPPAQLFAAPCGAPLHTDLQSLWKQWASLTALPGHKGGLCEEEGESQQDREILRSERKRRQSSVRELSSESGLQPADSSSVVLDQEEKSISDVMTPISKWSPQEEAYLRMAPIEEESVEMPEAQTDQEARDMLRWICSSVQSFGGTTFDSLVPPEADRSTAAHTLYKLLELLSARQVTVQQSTPFGDITINPAALMMTA, from the exons ATGTTTTTCAACAGTCTG GTTAGCAGCAACCAGAGGCATCAGGGTTCATCGCAGAGAGCTTCTCAAAGTCAACATCAAGCGAACATG CGGGGACATTTTGGACTACGTGACAGCTCAGGTTCCTCCACCTCAACCCCACCTGGCGAGGCCTCGGTTCTCCCTCTACCTGTCGTCTCAGCTGCAGTACGGAGTGGTCGTTGTCTACCACAAGCAGTGTGGCTTCCTGCTCg GTTGACCTTGGATGTGCCTGACAGCATGCACAAGATGGATGAGGCCGAGAGAGCTCAGGACCCCTTCTTTGGTCTCATGGAATCACACCAGCTGCCCAGCCCCTATAAAATACACCAG CGAATGTCGGGGTTTGAAGCGGCGGGTTCACAGCGATCCCTGGTGCTCAGTTGCCACGGCACGCCCGACGTCAACG GGTTCAAGTCACCTCCGGGCGCCATCTCCCTGAAAGAGAAGGAGCAGTTTGTCATCACCGCTGCCGAG GATTTCGAGGGAGATGACCTTCCCGAAGCCACAGTCAGAGAGATCGACTTGCTGATGGATCAAACAGAGCATTTCCGCACAG AAGtgaagcagacagacaggagcgCACGGGAACCTGAAGGAGCCATGGCCTCTTTCGACCA gctgaaGGACACCGTGACGGGAGCTGAGCGGGACGGCGTGTGGCTCCTCGACCAGGACTCGGGTCACCCTGCGGAGGATCCTCAGGCAGCCGTCGCCCTAGAGATGACCCCACGGCAGGTTGCCATGCCAACACCACCCTACGGAGGAATCTCCGAAAGTCCCAGTGAAGAG ATGGTGGCTCCTCCTCGGAAGCCCGGCGGAGGACGCAGGCGTCAGCTGGTCTTCGCCGACCCTCAGGTCCAGATATCTGAAAGAGCCATGAAGGAACAGATTGAAAACCATCTGGCTGAGACACTGGGACTG TCGGAGGTGTTGCTGGACGTGCACGCCTTGACCAAGCGCGCCCCTCCTGCGCAGCTCTTCGCTGCCCCCTGTGGAG CCCCCCTCCACACCGACCTCCAGTCCCTGTGGAAGCAGTGGGCCTCGCTCACCGCCCTGCCCGGACACAAGGGGGGTCTgtgcgaggaggagggggagtcaCAGCAGGACAGAGAAATACTGAggtcagagaggaagaggaggcagtcAAGCgtgagggag ctatcCAGTGAGTCAGGACTGCAACCTGCTGATAGCTCAT CTGTAGTCCTGGACCAAGAGGAGAAGTCCATAAGCGACGTGATGACTCCCATCAGCAAATG gTCTCCACAAGAAGAGGCCTATCTCCGAATGGCGCCCATAGAGGAGGAAAGCGTTGAGATGCCCGAGGCTCAGACTGACCAGGAGGCCAGGGACATGCTCAG GTGGATCTGCTCCAGCGTGCAGAGCTTTGGAGGAACCACCTTTGACTCTCTGGTGCCCCCGGAGGCCGACCGCAGCACTGCAGCTCACACCCTCTACAAGCTGCTGG AGCTGCTGTCTGCACGACAGGTGACGGTCCAACAGTCTACGCCCTTCGGTGACATCACCATAAACCCTGCTGCGCTCATGATGACCGCCTGA